Genomic window (Ostrinia nubilalis chromosome 20, ilOstNubi1.1, whole genome shotgun sequence):
taaatatacttcaGTACTTTTTTGCATACTCGCAAGGACTTCGCTCCTCTATCACCTGAATGTTATTGTTATGTGTGTGGCCCAGGCTTTACAACAGGCAGACTTAtcttaaaattgattattactAATGATCTAATATTTGTAACTccttcttttattttgtaaaatttaatttatcttaCTTATGAATTAATTCAGCAAAATATACCTTTGTTTATTATACTTAATACTTGCTATGCCCTTACAGGGTGCATGTGATGTACTACCCTACCATTTACCAACTGTcaaaccacacatgtaatgcaataaatgatttgatttgaaaaaaataattgagcaTCACCCAATGAACAATCATTTCTGTACCCACAGGCAGTTAGAAGAAAAACTAACGCACGCGAACCGAAAGAACGAGTTGCTATTGAACAAGCGGAAAATCAGCGATGTGGCCAATAGTGAACGGGACGCCACACCCAGCCCCAAACAACATAAGGCCAGCCCGCGGCTTAACGAAGCCATTATTATACACGACAACAATGACAGCTTTGTGAGTAGAAACAATAGAATCCTATTAAAACataatgttaatattataaTCAAGCGAAAGATCAGCGACGTAGCCAATAGTGAACGGGACGCCACACCCAGCCCCAAACAGCATAAGGCCAGCCCGCGGCTTAATGAAGCCATTATCATACACGACAACAATGTCAGCTTTGTGAGTAGAAACTAGCCACCTTACTAATTAAAAGTTACATGTATTTAATAgtttagtttattattagactagctttccgcccgcggcttcgcccgcgtggaattttgtctgtcacagaaaaactatcgcgcgcgtccctgtttcaagaaccgggataaaaactatcctatgtcctttcctgggactcaaactatctctatgccaaatttcatcaaaatcggttcagtggtttaggcgtgaaagcaagcaAGACcgaattactttcgcatttataatattagtatagatttctaTATTAgtattaagcctaggcgcagacgtggcgcagaccaccgattttttgtcggccgatagtttagtcgggcagttaatcagtatgggcatgtatggaagtgcgcacattacaccgattcggtatcggccgattcttcatacaaattaaaatcggggcccaactatcgaccaaaagtcggtggtctgcgcttaggctaAACGTCACTttctatcatattattttatgattgattaattttattgaccTACTGACTATATTTGAATCAGAGTTTTGGAGTTTTTGAGATCATTTTccttaaaaatttatttaaatacctttttttatttgccCCAGGATACAATGGTGAACAGGATAGAGCAAGCGGACTCCCCGTATCTGAGCCTCAAGCAGAGCAGCCTGGCGCTCTCTGCGCTCCAGACGCGGCCTTCGCAAATGCCGCCTGCTACAAAACTCAAggtaacatacagggtgtcgtTACATCATGTTTCAGCAAGAGTTAATGTTTTAACCCAATTCTCACAGATACCACAGCATTCGAAGATTGTCATCGAACGCTTCAGGCGACCCGAACCCGACGTTTAAGGAAACCATCTTCTGTAacttgttatttaaagtttaaaccTGTTGAGAAAGGGCAATAGACACTTATAGCAACACGCTAAACAAAACTGACGCATATAAACGAAGTGGTATCACCATCTCTGCATCTTGGCTATTGATAGAGTCAATTCGAGAATTGCCGAGATTAACCGAGGTTAATCCAGATTTTTTACTTAGAAATACTAAAATCTGTATGAATTCCCATAACTTCCTTTGGCTTAAAGAATTTCTCCATAGGCGTTTCAGCGATTCGTCGATAGGACTTGGTTTCTGATTGATGTATCTAGATGATATTTTGATCTTTTGAAAGCGTCAGGAGCTTCGAAGATCTTGACATCATATCACTGCGCTAAACTGCTGATTTTGTAACGAATAATTTCTCTTTTCAGCCCTCAGAGATGGCGCTGCTAAACGCGGCCAGAAACATAACCAAAAGGGGCGCAGAGAACCAGCCTTCAAACAGCCAGCGGCTGAGCATCTTCCACAAGAAGGAGCCAGCCAAAATAGACTTCTCCGACGAAGCTGATATGAACCAAGCTCAGCTAGATATCTCATACGATGGTCTAGGCGGCCACTCCAAGTTAGACACGTTCCCTGTGCCAAACATCAGGCCTCCAATCAAGAGTTGCGTCCCTAAACTAACCGCGAAACATAAACTGAAGAGACCCAACCCCCCGGCGGGTAGTCAAGACATAAGTAAACTGTTGGAGAAAATCAGAGATAAGTAAGATGTAATttattgtaagcaaaaaataaataatataatgttatttttgtaaaaaaagagGAATAGCGAGTATTGTTCTTAAAAGCAAACAAGAAAACATGAAAAAGTTGTgactttataatatttaattttttcccgCCTTATCATGAACTTATAATATGTAATTGTAAATAGAATTAAGAAATATTGGTACCTAAAACACGTGAGATTGTTATGATTTGTTCATTTGTACCTATGAAGTTATTAAAATGCaagttcaacaaaaattgttttatttcgcCTACAActttatattttgattttttgtagaGTGAGGATAGGTGTAGTTGTAGTAGCCTACAATACCCTCTACCGATATCTACATTTGGTTATTTGTATTTCATATAAACCACCAGTTTTCGTGTCGGGAAGGTTTCTGTAAAAGCCAAGTTTCCAGCGcagcgcgtgttttgccctaAACGATCAATAGAAACATGTCAACACTAAACATTTTTTGTAGGTAATTTTGTTGACTTTTGTCACTTTTGTCATGTTTTTGCTGGGTCAAAACGCGCTAGAGACCCGACTTAAAACGatgtcatatttattttatactgaaCGTCGCAATTTcagacaaaaaaataaatgaacgcATCTGAAATTGACATTTCAGTTGACATGCCTTTTGACATTTTCTATCTGTCATCTGTGATTGTCGCACGGCGCCGCGGCGATAGccgaattttatttataaaatcattCGTTGTCTATTAATAAACCCTACTCATTAGTTTTAGAACATCATTTGGATACATCTGAGGCGCTTGAAGACGCAGTGTTTATACCGTAAACCGCGTATCAAATGCGTCACAAAAACAAGATGTTCCGTaccaaaataaagtattttctcATAAAATAGTG
Coding sequences:
- the LOC135081844 gene encoding E3 ubiquitin-protein ligase TRAIP-like; its protein translation is MHILCTICSDLVNQAENIFATKCGHIFHHHCLAQWIERSKSCPQCRHKVTDKCMFRIYPTISNESTGEDVTTLQSRLDDAQLQLRQQKASAKDKEDKLTAITTELKKNEELLKNLEKKLVTRESAISALKEQLDYVKIQNKETNRLKEENERLNKNMQTLNGLQKVLNATSDEVEQMLQGYTDVRTVATFATALKRALCESESKKNETRDRLQAAKQQIGVEKNNVADLQAKLLQLEEKLTHANRKNELLLNKRKISDVANSERDATPSPKQHKASPRLNEAIIIHDNNDSFVSRNNRILLKHNVNIIIKRKISDVANSERDATPSPKQHKASPRLNEAIIIHDNNVSFDTMVNRIEQADSPYLSLKQSSLALSALQTRPSQMPPATKLKPSEMALLNAARNITKRGAENQPSNSQRLSIFHKKEPAKIDFSDEADMNQAQLDISYDGLGGHSKLDTFPVPNIRPPIKSCVPKLTAKHKLKRPNPPAGSQDISKLLEKIRDK